The Anopheles merus strain MAF chromosome 2L, AmerM5.1, whole genome shotgun sequence genome has a segment encoding these proteins:
- the LOC121593406 gene encoding myb-like protein Q, which translates to MAEYKKVYFSELCRLCASSNVARVGIYSEEGRRKKIHNKITESLRININETDRLPKSVCTACLKQVEALEEFRETAVKAQSLLESCLNSPSVENGGEVYIRDVKAKEVTQTVARPQTSVVHISPSVPVVRTTQAKQQQQQQQQQKQQQQRQQQQQQQQQQQQQQQQQQQQPQQQQQQQQRQQQQQISTTAPILINSVPKSVVQTVNGSTVGTVVSNAGTAMPTISLTAVQQPPALMAANTGSDFLSSIIQAVGIKTEGDNANRAVQATVQQQQLPHLNQPQMLTIQNQQQPNQQYTIMFDGQTTIKTNNNVHYRLEKGALVPVTPKSADAQPQTTFTQVDEFIKIKASPPKAVKRDSTQSLKTDDAKKRRIIQIVKHQSPTQPSPQKVTPSVGTFTIEAPTITSPVAATPVSSSGMIVSGSNATGTIYTSTPQKTTYALPEVKIVQGNNNRCIVPIVVKSDSGTVDAGGAVSNATNVTVTGQQVINSAPQNQQIQLYMKVETGPDGVVRLAPVQHPPLAMQQTAIPQYGMATIGTAAAAGQPVTATMPPMTIIGQSQPMVQAQLQGGNYVTLVGKTSTQQTQTLTDANGQQTSVVMTTQVPQATLQSIQQQQQPMQQQQQQQQQMQQQLLQQQQQQQQQQQQQQQQQQQQQQQQQQQQQQQQQQQQQQQQQQQQQQQLQQQQQQQQQQQQQQQLQQQQLQQQQQQQQQQQQQQQQQIQTHIIKKTQQSTNVATLQNQQRTIISLSTGSSVAVQKQEQRTVTTPRKAAPPRQPTSTPPKLAHASTAPKQTAATNGQGASSHKASSSNNSAQGGKAIITTGRAGHVITSTTNNNNNSSSASLNNSASSDHDSSGNENSESEANRNAQSLVASQQMSAISAMSSKQDAVSSDSQAKAGAGGGERGTGGPGGRTAGEVSITTCDVCRKTFGRKEHLVQHLKSHIGLRPFKCDSEGCNKSFSRKEHLLRHTVSHTGQKMFNCDKCHKLFSRKDNLNKHRKTHQDQGNPAAYSCNVCNKDFSTKSQFLKHRDTDGCYEEEADTPKPVPQKKQPPTVKQEPKQERVNSVTILETKPSQPPPLAHVPVTNVTVSSDTSQPTTIVQTVPITLSQVPNSTTTIQLPIPAQVQQLIQQQQQQQQQQQQQQQQQQHQQQHQNGTTTQQQIFTIPAHIPNANGKPIIHQLQIALPSSVTGQSLTVSGTNTGNVQTITNAQGATLANLGGRATIINSVDGNTVYTLPSNFVFDTSPIITTSRQS; encoded by the exons ATGGCCGAGTACAAGAAGGTTTACTTTTCCGAGCTGTGCCGCCTGTGCGCGAGCAGTAATGTGGCGCGGGTGGGCATCTACTCGGAGGAGGGCCGCAGGAAGAAAATACACAACAAGATTACCGAATCGTTGCGTATAAAT ATCAACGAGACGGATCGTCTGCCGAAATCAGTATGTACCGCCTGCCTGAAGCAGGTGGAAGCGCTCGAAGAGTTCCGCGAAACGGCCGTAAAGGCGCAAAGCTTGCTGGAAAGCTGTCTCAATTCCCCGAGCGTAGAGAACGGTGGCGAAGTTTACATCCGCGATGTAAAGGCGAAGGAGGTGACCCAGACGGTGGCACGGCCGCAGACAAGTGTGGTACATATCTCACCCTCGGTGCCGGTGGTTAGAACAACGCAAgcgaaacagcagcagcagcagcagcagcaacaaaaacaacagcagcaacggcaacagcaacaacagcaacagcaacaacaacaacagcaacagcaacagcaacagcaacaaccacagcagcagcagcagcagcagcaaagacaacagcagcaacaaataaGTACCACGGCGCCGATACTGATAAACAGCGTGCCGAAAAGCGTGGTCCAAACGGTCAACGGCAGTACGGTGGGCACGGTAGTGAGCAATGCCGGTACAGCCATGCCAACAATTTCGCTAACCGCCGTACAGCAGCCGCCTGCTCTGATGGCAGCAAACACCGGCAGTGACTTTCTCAGCTCGATCATACAGGCGGTTGGCATCAAGACCGAGGGTGACAATGCTAACCGAGCGGTACAGGCGACggtacagcagcaacagcttcCGCATTTAAACCAACCGCAAATGCTGACCATACAGAATCAGCAGCAACCAAACCAGCAGTACACGATCATGTTCGACGGGCAGACGACGATAAAGACGAACAACAACGTGCACTACAGGCTGGAGAAGGGTGCCCTCGTGCCGGTTACACCGAAATCGGCCGACGCACAACCGCAGAC CACCTTTACACAGGTGGATGagtttataaaaattaaagcGAGTCCACCGAAAGCGGTCAAACGTGATTCTACGCAAAGCCTGAAG ACTGACGACGCGAAAAAGAGACGAATCATACAGATCGTCAAACACCAGTCACCTACCCAGCCGTCGCCCCAAAAAGTGACCCCCAGCGTCGGTACCTTTACGATCGAGGCACCCACCATCACGTCGCCCGTGGCAGCCACGCCCGTCTCCTCGTCCGGCATGATCGTGTCCGGCAGCAACGCGACGGGAACGATCTACACCAGCACACCGCAGAAGACGACGTACGCTTTGCCGGAAGTGAAGATTGTGcagggcaacaacaacagatgTATTGTGCCGATCGTGGTAAAGAGCGACAGCGGCACGGTcgatgctggtggtgctgtcAGCAATGCGACCAACGTTACCGTCACCGGCCAGCAGGTCATAAACAGTGCACCGCAAAACCAGCAGATACAGCTGTACATGAAGGTCGAAACCGGCCCGGACGGTGTGGTGCGGTTGGCACCGGTGCAGCATCCACCGCTAGCGATGCAGCAAACGGCCATTCCGCAGTACGGTATGGCGACCATTggtaccgccgccgccgccggacAACCGGTCACTGCGACTATGCCGCCGATGACGATTATAGGGCAGAGCCAGCCGATGGTGCAGGCGCAGCTGCAGGGCGGCAACTATGTGACGCTGGTGGGAAAAACGTCCACGCAGCAAACGCAAACGCTCACGGACGCGAATGGGCAGCAGACGAGCGTTGTCATGACCACGCAGGTGCCACAGGCAACGCTGCAATCaatacagcagcaacagcagccgatgcagcagcaacagcagcagcagcaacagatgcAACAACAGCTattacaacaacagcagcagcagcaacaacagcagcagcaacaacaacagcagcaacaacagcaacaacagcaacagcaacaacaacaacaacaacaacaacaacagcaacagcaacagcaacagcaacaacaacaacagcagcagctacagcaacaacaacagcagcagcagcagcaacaacaacaacagcaactacaacaacagcaactacaacaacagcagcagcaacaacaacaacagcaacaacaacaacagcaacagatacaaacacacatcattAAGAAAACGCAGCAAAGCACCAACGTTGCCACGCTGCAGAACCAACAGCGTACCATCATATCCCTCTCTACCGGCAGCAGTGTTGCGGTCCAGAAGCAAGAGCAACGAACGGTCACAACACCACGCAAAGCCGCTCCACCCCGCCAGCCTACATCGACCCCGCCAAAGCTAGCGCACGCCTCCACTGCCCCCAAGCAGACCGCCGCAACGAACGGTCAGGGTGCGAGCAGTCATAAAGcatccagcagcaacaactcCGCACAGGGTGGCAAAGCTATCATCACGACTGGTCGTGCTGGTCACGTCATCACGTCGacaaccaacaacaataacaacagcagcagcgcatcACTAAACAACAGTGCGTCGAGCGATCACGATAGCAGCGGCAACGAAAACTCCGAATCGGAAGCGAACCGCAACGCCCAGTCGCTGGTCGCGTCGCAGCAGATGAGCGCCATCTCGGCGATGTCGAGCAAGCAGGACGCCGTATCGTCCGATTCGCAGGCGAAAGCCGGCGCCGGCGGTGGCGAGCGGGGGACCGGTGGCCCAGGTGGCCGCACGGCGGGTGAGGTCAGCATAACGACGTGTGACGTGTGCCGGAAGACGTTCGGCCGGAAGGAGCATCTGGTGCAGCATCTGAAATCGCACATCGGGCTGCGGCCGTTCAAGTGCGATTCGGAGGGCTGCAACAAGAGCTTCAGCCGGAAGGAGCACCTGCTGCGGCACACGGTCTCCCACACCGGGCAGAAGATGTTCAACTGTGACAAGTGCCATAAGCTGTTCTCGCGCAAGGATAATCTCAACAAGCACAGAAA GACGCATCAAGACCAAGGTAATCCGGCGGCGTACAGCTGCAATGTGTGCAATAAGGACTTTTCGACCAAGAGTCAATTTCTGAAGCACAGGGACACGGATGGCTGCTACGAGGAGGAGGCTGATACGCCAAAG CCGGTGCCacagaaaaaacaaccaccaacGGTCAAGCAAGAACCGAAACAGGAACGGGTGAATTCGGTAACCATCCTCGAGACGAAACCATCGCAACCACCGCCCTTAGCACACGTACCCGTCACAAATGTCACCGTCTCCTCCGATACGTCCCAACCGACAACGATCGTGCAAACCGTTCCCATAACCCTCTCCCAAGTGCCCAACTCCACTACTACCATTCAGTTACCCATTCCAGCGCAAGTTCAACAGCtaatccagcagcagcagcagcagcagcaacagcagcaacagcagcaacagcaacagcagcaccaacaacagcaccaaaaCGGCACAACCACACAGCAGCAAATATTTACCATCCCCGCCCATATACCCAACGCCAACGGGAAGCCGATCATTCACCAGCTGCAGATCGCACTGCCGAGCAGCGTGACCGGCCAATCACTGACCGTGTCCGGCACCAACACGGGCAACGTGCAGACGATAACGAACGCACAGGGCGCTACGCTGGCCAACCTGGGCGGCCGGGCGACAATAATAAACTCGGTGGACGGCAACACGGTGTACACGCTGCCGTCGAACTTTGTCTTTGACACGTCGCCGATCATCACGACAAGCCGGCAGTCGTAA
- the LOC121592880 gene encoding uncharacterized protein LOC121592880: MDGSPPKTNRKVRFSLPEPAVPAVPSTTPVQKQRMAHGTMQYVNGTLISQSQQTAATAAQTRAHQSLQITPTPTSATASLHASSAGFKPKELNNKIVLHLRPSVSSLDSGSELSSPKGSPGSSNEAKTARQKAFAQKAGNNSSTSLSGGTGASRSLKSLPSINQKFPSSEDVNNNAGSRQRSGDDLGGLWNHPTKKPTIILRTIASSGSQTHPAKAPLTARTRAKSMGKLPGGVAGPAGRQSKSLISPHLAPMDGALARGQDSTTHGKSGEMNGGGGDAKDRRIEEINVSSIIRQSGQPAGNGSHRSMYGKGGQFLAVPEYTDRYEGMETAVSATLNDEEEDEFEDSEQDGSGGGGSGTGTGDERNGTTAGDQSANGNDLLKGGLVDDGKFRCARDTNLGRDRNTAQFWDFVERWRTNRALKKLESANHEPSAPVSTTVLMGSDRGKPETKSPTLSSRIRALRMSLEQVPTVTTLLRASRDANEYLLKEVFRDILENGISKENLNSTDRSGRTAISYICSTNLTNFLELFLQLPGIDVNKPDNEGNTPLHFAAQAGLSDVVNMLITKCRSLIIDPKNNLGFTPLMKAALQGRTRCAKLLLFAGASPVETDTGRGFRAEQWARFCGRHTCAETIEQCARARLLDKSTPCGRWSHDINLPVDKNALKARSCSITPQPTQNGFRSKFRKVFPFNFNSSKDTKAVVSKEGEENYTKDLVNYLKSATLCVSGPALSANRKIIQSLIRPLEVPKLEVTYANNNALIKKYEASLESNGSAETVRRASVDGSTTDSRNGTPSHSPVPVRAKVRN, encoded by the exons ATGGACGGATCACCGCCGAAAACAAACCGGAAGGTACGGTTTTCCCTGCCCGAACCAGCCGTCCCGGCCGTACCCTCGACGACGCCCGTCCAGAAGCAGCGGATGGCCCACGGTACGATGCAGTACGTGAACGGGACGCTCATCAGCCAGTCGCAGCAAACCGCAGCCACCGCCGCCCAGACGCGGGCCCACCAATCGCTCCAAATAACGCCCACACCAACGTCCGCCACCGCCAGCCTACACGCCAGCTCGGCCGGCTTCAAGCCAAAGGAGCTGAACAACAAGATCGTCCTCCATCTGCGGCCCTCGGTAAGCTCGCTCGACAGTGGCAGTGAGCTGTCGTCGCCCAAGGGTTCGCCGGGCAGCTCGAACGAGGCGAAAACGGCACGCCAGAAAGCCTTCGCCCAGAAGGCCGGCAACAACAGCTCCACGTCACTGTCCGGAGGCACCGGAGCGAGCAGGTCGCTGAAATCCCTGCCATCGATCAATCAAAAGTTCCCCAGCTCGGAGGACGTGAACAACAATGCCGGAAGTCGGCAGCGATCGGGCGACGATCTCGGCGGGCTGTGGAACCACCCGACCAAGAAGCCAACCATCATACTGCGCACGATCGCGAGCAGCGGATCGCAGACGCACCCGGCCAAGGCTCCCCTAACGGCGAGGACGCGTGCGAAATCGATGGGCAAGCTGCCGGGCGGTGTGGCTGGACCGGCCGGGCGACAGTCAAAGTCACTCATTTCGCCACACCTGGCACCGATGGACGGTGCGCTGGCGAGGGGACAGGATAGCACGACCCACGGCAAGTCGGGTGAGATGAACGGTGGAGGTGGTGACGCAAAGGATCGACGGATTGAGGAGATCAACGTGTCTAGTATTATTCGACAGTCGGGACAGCCGGCTGGAAACGGGAGCCATCGTTCGATGTACGGCAAGGGCGGCCAGTTTTTGGCCGTGCCCGAGTACACCGATCGGTACGAGGGCATGGAGACGGCCGTTTCGGCCACGCTgaacgacgaggaggaggacgagttTGAGGACAGTGAGCAGGACGgaagtggcggtggtggtagcgGGACGGGCACTGGTGACGAACGGAACGGGACGACGGCCGGCGATCAGTCGGCGAATGGGAACGATTTGCTCAAGGGCGGTCTGGTGGACGATGGCAAGTTTCGGTGTGCGCGAGATACGAACCTGGGACGCGACCGTAATACGGCACAGTTTTGGGACTTTGTCGAGCGGTGGCGTACGAATCGAGCGCTGAAGAAGCTGGAAAGTGCCAACCATGAGCCGAGCGCACCGGTCAGTACGACGGTGCTAATGGGGTCGGACCGAGGCAAGCCGGAGACGAAAAG tCCAACACTCAGCTCACGAATACGCGCCCTCAGGATGAGTCTCGAACAGGTGCCGACGGTGACGACGCTGCTGCGGGCATCGCGCGACGCTAACGAGTATCTGCTGAAGGAAGTGTTCCGAGACATACTGGAGAATGGTATCTCAAAGGAGAATCTCAACTCAACGGATCGCAGCGGAAGG ACGGCCATCTCTTACATCTGCTCGACGAACTTAACCAACTTTTTGGAGCTGTTCCTGCAACTGCCCGGCATCGATGTCAACAAACCGGACAACGAGGGCAACACGCCGCTGCACTTTGCTGCCCAGGCCG GCCTTTCGGATGTGGTCAACATGCTGATCACCAAATGTCGCAGCCTGATCATCGATCCAAAGAACAACCTCGGCTTCACGCCGCTGATGAAGGCCGCCCTCCAGGGCAGGACGCGCTGTGCCAAGCTGCTGCTCTTTGCTG GGGCATCGCCAGTCGAAACCGATACCGGACGAGGATTTAGGGCGGAACAGTGGGCACGCTTTTGCGGCAG GCACACCTGTGCCGAAACGATAGAACAGTGCGCCCGAGCCCGACTGCTGGACAAATCGACACCGTGCGGTCGGTGGTCGCACGACATCAACCTACCGGTGGACAAGAATGCGCTCAAGGCACGCAGCTGCAGCATTACGCCACAGCCAACGCAAAATG GCTTTCGCTCCAAGTTCCGCAAAGTATTTCCGTTCAACTTTAACTCCTCCAAGGACACGAAGGCGGTGGTCAGCAAGGAGGGCGAAGAGAACTACACCAAGGATCTGGTCAACTACCTGAAGTCGGCCACACTGTGCGTGAGTGGTCCGGCACTATCCGCCAATCGGAAGATCATACAAAGCTTGATCCGACCGTTGGAAGTTCCAAA ACTTGAGGTGACGTATGCAAACAATAATGCACTCATCAAAAAGTATGAAGCATCGCTGGAATCCAACGGATCGGCCGAAACGGTGCGGCGTGCTTCAGTGGATGGCAGCACCACCGACAGCCGGAATGGAACGCCATCACACTCGCCGGTACCGGTCAGGGCGAAGGTACGGAACTAG
- the LOC121593986 gene encoding gram-negative bacteria-binding protein 1, with the protein MRWTWGLLLLFVGQTVAYTIPAVRFEYPTMRGFRASIPDMPGLQMFAFHARLNKPFDQFEEGDYTEDVTAPDGDGRWMFDTNKPALPNGTIIYYWVYVQFANEGYWLTDKKHTVIRTKATVAPKSTTTTTTTTTTTVKPTTTTPPPCPPTLTTFNGGQPTCAGKLLFEDTFEQGSSFAPKWQHEVRIPLDTDSAEFVSYQSSPENSYIAAGRLVIVPTLVTQTADYTDERIRTGELTLAGCTSPTNNPYECQRKAARSTILPPVVSAKLNTKHFFRFRYGRVEIRAKLPKGDWIFPQLYLQPYENYYGYADYASGQMWIAHILANRMLAAADGRQIDGHRLRGGVLITNTGPVRSDFLRSNLNEEHFADRFHVYGLVWTPEQILLTVDGFQYGALRTNFRQHAQQHNLTQANLWSADAPLAPFDREFYVSLGVGVGGVKDFPDHSLTGPSRTAKPWNNTSPKAEYFFYQNRNTWFRTWTEPELTVDYVRVYAL; encoded by the exons atgagGTGGACCTGGGGTTTATTGCTTCTCTTTGTCGGGCAGACGGTGGCCTACACCATCCCGGCGGTACGTTTCGAGTACCCGACAATGCGTGGATTCCGTGCCAGCATACCCG ATATGCCCGGCTTACAGATGTTCGCATTCCACGCGCGCCTCAACAAACCCTTCGACCAGTTCGAGGAGGGTGATTATACCGAGGACGTAACGGCACCGGACGGGGATGGACGGTGGATGTTCGACACGAACAAACCCGCTCTCCCGAACGGTACCATCATCTACTACTGGGTGTATGTGCAGTTCGCCAACGAGGGCTACTGGCTGACGGACAAGAAGCACACCGTAATTCGTACGAAGGCTACAGTAGCTCCTAAAAgtacgaccaccaccaccaccaccaccaccaccaccgttaaACCTACGACAACGACGCCTCCTCCCTGTCCACCGACACTTACCACATTCAACGGGGGCCAGCCGACCTGTGCCGGGAAGCTGCTCTTCGAGGACACGTTCGAGCAGGGTTCAAGCTTCGCACCGAAATGGCAGCATGAAGTGCGCATTCCACTGGACACTGAT TCGGCGGAATTCGTGTCATACCAGAGCTCGCCGGAAAACAGCTACATCGCAGCGGGCCGTCTCGTCATCGTACCGACGCTCGTGACGCAGACCGCGGACTACACCGATGAGCGTATCCGCACAGGAGAGCTGACACTCGCCGG CTGCACCTCACCCACCAACAATCCGTACGAATGCCAACGGAAAGCGGCCCGCTCGACGATTCTACCGCCCGTGGTGTCCGCCAAATTGAACACGAAACACTTTTTCCGCTTCCGTTATGGACGGGTCGAGATACGGGCGAAGTTGCCAAAGGGAGATTGGATTTTTCCAC AGCTTTACCTACAGCCGTACGAAAACTACTACGGATATGCGGACTACGCCTCCGGCCAGATGTGGATAGCGCACATTCTCGCGAACCGTATGCTAGCGGCTGCCGACGGTAGACAAATcgatggccaccggctgcGGGGCGGAGTGCTGATCACCAACACCGGACCAGTGCGGTCCGACTTTCTGCGCTCCAACCTGAACGAAGAGCACTTTGCCGATCGGTTCCACGTGTACGGGTTGGTCTGGACGCCGGAACAAATACTGCTCACCGTGGACGGGTTCCAGTACGGTGCGCTGCGCACCAATTTCCGCCAGCACGCCCAGCAGCACAACCTAACGCAGGCCAACCTGTGGAGTGCGGACGCACCGTTGGCACCGTTCGATCGGGAG TTTTACGTATCGCTCGGTGTGGGTGTGGGTGGGGTGAAAGATTTTCCCGACCACTCGCTAACCGGTCCGTCGCGGACGGCTAAACCGTGGAACAACACCAGCCCGAAGGCGGAATACTTTTTCTACCAGAACCGCAACACGTGGTTCCGCACCTGGACCGAACCGGAGCTGACCGTCGATTACGTGCGTGTGTACGCGCTGTAG
- the LOC121593987 gene encoding general odorant-binding protein 67-like isoform X2 — MTLGESNCKQRLVKYRECCSMPRLLPEQVIESCRARPLPTAIPGVPDPLPENCIAECALNDTGILFNGQFRVEQAVKALSTQVPNDTLTWQHVIEVASKKCYVITVGDTFYLRDVAKNLISPQCIPSSFRFLQCTFSIVYRDCPDIYWNYQNDQCGQFVVALNNCHYLFRHIWDI; from the exons ATGACACTAGG CGAAAGCAACTGCAAGCAGCGGCTGGTCAAGTATCGCGAGTGCTGCAGCATGCCCCGGCTGCTGCCGGAGCAAGTGATCGAGAGCTGCCGAGCGCGACCGCTGCCAACCGCAATTCCGGGCGTACCCGACCCACTGCCGGAAAAT TGTATAGCCGAGTGTGCACTGAACGACACGGGCATCCTATTTAACGGGCAGTTTCGTGTGGAGCAGGCGGTGAAGGCACTGTCCACCCAGGTGCCGAACGATACGCTCACCTGGCAGCACGTCATCGAGGTGGCCTCGAAGAAGTGCTACGTTATAACAGTG GGCGACACGTTCTATCTGCGCGATGTGGCGAAAAATTTAATATCACCCCAATGCATTCCGTCCTCCTTCCGGTTTCTTCAGTGTACTTTCTCGATCGTGTACAGG GACTGTCCGGACATCTACTGGAACTACCAGAACGACCAGTGTGGCCAGTTTGTGGTAGCGCTGAACAACTGCCACTACCTGTTCCGTCACATATGGGACATCTGA
- the LOC121593987 gene encoding general odorant-binding protein 67-like isoform X1, which translates to MLPCSLVVVAVIISCNLSVAVDDTRYSESNCKQRLVKYRECCSMPRLLPEQVIESCRARPLPTAIPGVPDPLPENCIAECALNDTGILFNGQFRVEQAVKALSTQVPNDTLTWQHVIEVASKKCYVITVGDTFYLRDVAKNLISPQCIPSSFRFLQCTFSIVYRDCPDIYWNYQNDQCGQFVVALNNCHYLFRHIWDI; encoded by the exons ATGCTGCCGTGTAGCTTAGTAGTTGTTGCTGTCATAATCTCATGCAACTTATCGGTTGCAGTGGATGACACTAGG TACAGCGAAAGCAACTGCAAGCAGCGGCTGGTCAAGTATCGCGAGTGCTGCAGCATGCCCCGGCTGCTGCCGGAGCAAGTGATCGAGAGCTGCCGAGCGCGACCGCTGCCAACCGCAATTCCGGGCGTACCCGACCCACTGCCGGAAAAT TGTATAGCCGAGTGTGCACTGAACGACACGGGCATCCTATTTAACGGGCAGTTTCGTGTGGAGCAGGCGGTGAAGGCACTGTCCACCCAGGTGCCGAACGATACGCTCACCTGGCAGCACGTCATCGAGGTGGCCTCGAAGAAGTGCTACGTTATAACAGTG GGCGACACGTTCTATCTGCGCGATGTGGCGAAAAATTTAATATCACCCCAATGCATTCCGTCCTCCTTCCGGTTTCTTCAGTGTACTTTCTCGATCGTGTACAGG GACTGTCCGGACATCTACTGGAACTACCAGAACGACCAGTGTGGCCAGTTTGTGGTAGCGCTGAACAACTGCCACTACCTGTTCCGTCACATATGGGACATCTGA